The following nucleotide sequence is from Arvicola amphibius chromosome 1, mArvAmp1.2, whole genome shotgun sequence.
gagggtggaaggagCAGGACGGAATGGCCACAAGTAGAGGGCAAGGGAGACACGAACCAGAAACTTGCCCTAGAAATTTCTGGCTTTAATTCCATGGCTGCATAAAGTGTTAGAGTTCTTGGGAAATGAAACCAGGGTGTTACTACCCTTAAAGGCACCTGGAATGGGTCTACACCCATATACCCTTACATAGAAAAGTCGTGAGCCCTTGACAGGTAGACCCGGGTCTGAGACCTAAGGCTGCAGGAAGTGACAAAGGTCTAGGAATGCTGGGGAGGAGCCGTATGGAGTGTGTGGGCCTACGGGTGCAAAGGGTGCTCATCTGAGGAGTCTGCTTAGTAGTCTAGGGGACATAGTGTAGAGGCCTAGGCCCCACCCTCCTCCCTGCTGTCGTCTACACTGGCCTGCCTCACCACTCTCCGGAGCCTCGGTGGAGAAGACATCCCAGCCTCCCCCTGCCCTCGCTCCTGCTCTTGGAAGGCCCGGGTCCTGCTGGCCACCAGGGCAGCACTGTGAAGGGCAACCCACAGACGGCGAGACTGATGGGCAGGCCAAGGCCCCCTGTGAACTCGCTGACCACCTTTGGCTGTTGAAAGCTGGGAGAAGAAGTGGTGAAGAGGCTCTTCATCTGAAGGCTCATGGGAAGAGAAACCTGGGTAGGGGAGGGAAAAGCCACAGGGCACTCAGAGCCACACCCCCAAGAGAAAAGCAGCACCCAGCCTGTTCCTTGGCTTACCACATGACTTCAGccaccttcccctcacccctcTGCCTTTGCACATTCAACCAGTGAGCCACAGCTGCAACCCTGACAGGTGGCCAGGCCTGGAAGGAGCTCTGTGGACACCAGTGGCTGGGTGCCTCACAGGACACTGGCCTCTGACAATACTCACTATCATCCCATGCCTCCCTATCAGTCCACACCCTGCCACTAAGCGTTCTGCCTGCACAGATTCCTTCTTTTTGGGTCAGCCATGTGACCTCATGTCACATGTGAGGCCTGACTTCCTCAGGCAAGGGCCAGCTTCCTGTCCTTGCTTGTGCCCAGCAATGCTTAGCACACAACATGCTTGTGACTTAACCAGTAAAGGGACTGTAGGAGCGCAAGGACGAACTTCAGGAACGCTCTCCCCTCTGCTCTCTAGTGCAGGGAGCTTTTCCAGCCATCAGCTAGCAGCGGAGCTCACAGCCTGGGGACGATGCTCACTCCAAAGCCAGGAGCCCAAGGCCCCTTAGGAAACGAGCCAGTTTCCATGTTCCAAGTCAGACCTGCAACTGCTTAGCCCCTGGGGCCACTGCTCTTGCCTGGCTTGGCATAAAAGGAGGAGCCCAAAGGTGGTCCCCATCCTTAGGTACTCAGGGTGTGTCACGAGTTGCCTGGAGCAGGAAAGTGTAAGGTTGGTCAGTGTGGAAGAGACAACACAACACCCTACTGTGAGGGGCCTACGGGAGCCCTACGTCAAGCGCCAGCACTTGCCCCCATATTCCCTTCTGCCAGACAGagctctccagcccagcctcACCTCGGGCAGGTCTCCAGCCTCTGGGGTACTCTCTGGCTCTGAAGACGGCTCCAGGAGACTGATGGAACGCATGACTCCTCGGAGATTGATGCGGGGCCTCAGCCCCAAGCTCTTCTTTGGGGGTTTCCTTGCTTTCCTCCAACCCAATAACCATCACCTCCCCACTGCCCCCTTGGTTCTGGTGGAAGAGGCGGCAATGGTGTAGAAACTTCAGGTGCCACGGGCTCTTCGGGGGAGACCACACCCCACTTTCTGCTCCCAGACATGGCTCTGCCGGCTGTGAGGAGGTGGCTCTGAGTCAGCTTTGAGTGACATAGCAGCCGCCCCCATTATACACATCAACTTCTCCCTTGTCCCCTCCCCCCTATACCTGGCAGTTAGAATGCCCTGGTAGGTCTGTAGCTGGCGCAGGAAGCCGGGGTTGGGGCGCACGATGGGCCGGAGCTCCTGCACATGGATCAGGGCTTGCTCCAGGCCCCAGCCATACTGTTTCATGGCATAGGCCAGCACCGTGGCAGCAGAACGGCTCACACCCATCTTACAGTGGACTAGCACCCGAGTGCCCTGTGCTCTGTGGAGGTGGGATGTGGTCAGTCTATTCTCCCTCAACCCCAATAGCTTGTAGACTGGTAAGGGGCAGGCAGATAACAGCATAGGACCCAGCAGAGAGGACATGAGGATAGAGAGGGCAATGAAGGGAACAGAACCAAGGGCAAGATAGGCAGGAGGGCACCAGTCCCCACTGGGAGCTGGGCTGGGGCAGCAGAAGCTGGGAGGAGCCCAACCTGGCATCCTCAATGAAGCGGTGTGTCTCCTTCCAGTAGGGCAGCAGCTGTGTGGGACTCCTCATCCCAGACACGCACGTTGTGATACTTGAAAGCGGTCAGGGAAGAAGTTGTCAATCTCTCGGGCCATGTTCAGGATGTGGCTTACCCTGTACCAGGGGTCCAAAACCAGACTGATGTGGCCAAGGAACCAGGCTCACTGGCTATTTCCGTTGGTTCTCGGTTCTGAGTCAGGGGATGACAACACTTGGAGCAGGAAGAGAACTGAGCCAGCCAGCAGCTGATCGACCTTGGGCGCACTGTTTGACTCTGCTGGAATGAGTTTCCCTGATGAGGTGGCAACACTAACTCTCTTCCATGATCTGAGAGCCTAAGCTGAGGTCAGGGACTCTCAGCAACAGGTGATAAAGGCTACAGCAGGTCTCCCAGAAGCCCATGGTGGGGGATGGCAGGTTCCTTTCAGAAGTAACAACTACATCCCTACTagaagaaggtattttcttcTGCCTGAAGAGGTGGCCAGGTGGGAAGGAACCTCTTCTGCTTGGCAAGTGTCCACCAGCACCCCTTGTCTCAGCACAGCTCAGACCTCAGTCCTATCGTGTGCTTGGTGGGGCCCGACGGCCAGGCTGTTGAGGCCTTAGAGCCCGAGTGAATTCAACATCCCCAGGACTGGATTAAGGCAGAAACAGCAGTGCCGAGGGTGATCTCAGGTTCCAGAAACTGGCCACGGAAGGCTGAGAGAATGGCTGGCAGTCCTAAGGCTGGGGACCCTACCTGTTTCTCTGAAGTTCCTCCAGATTGGCAGCATTCCACTCGGAGCCCTGTGGAGTGGGAGCAGAAGAGCACTGGGCTCCCGTTGGCTTGCCTCTAGCTACAGACCTGTCACGGCAGCTGTGTGGGTGACCTGGTCCCTACCTCTAACAGCCTGCACTCACCAGTAGAGGTGGGGGAAGATGCGGGAGGCCCGGTCTTGCTGGGCCATGAGCAGCAACATCTGGTTGTCAATAAAGTCACGGTACTGCTGGAGAGGGCAGCCCAGACGCAGCTCCAGGGCCTGGCGGATCTATGGGTGTGGGTGCAAGGGAGAGAGGTCCAGGTGCCCATGCCTGTGAAGCTTCTGAGGATGGTACCCTGGCCCATCTACACAGAGCTACAGTCAGGGACTGGGGAATGCCTCAGGGCTGGAGGAAAGCCCAGACACAGCCACCCTGCCCACCTCTTTGGAAGTGACACTCTCTAGGTCACTGCTGTCCAACACCCTGCCACAACTCAGCCAGGATCGCCTGCTCCATCTGCTCCTGTTCTGAGGCCCTGGTAGTGATCCTTCAGTAAGAGGCCTTTCCCTCACTGTggtcccccccctcctccccctccccagcactgaactGTCCAGGCTCAGCGATAGGTGGTCGCAGGGactccaggtcagacatggtCATCACACTCATTGAGGCAACCCTGGTCAGAGTTCAGTTTCTCCTGATAGTGAGTGGCCAGACAAGGGCACTGCCCCCAGGCACAAGGCCACTGCCTAGAGCCGCCTCACATGCCTGGTGCAACACCTGCAGCGTGGGCCCTGGGACAAGAAAGAGAGGCTAAGATACATGGTCTTACTTGGTTCCctctcctgggcctggagagCATCTCCAAGAAGAGGCTGGCCTAAGACTAGGCTGCTGCAGCACTCACCACATGGTCTGGATGGAGACTGGGCTTGAAGATTCGGCTCAGACCACCAGATGTCACACTGAAGCCCCTGCAGGAGACCCAGGGACCAAATACCAGGCTCTCAGAGAACCTGCTCATTTGTCAGGTGGGGGGAGGCTGAGGCCCAGAGTCAGGTGACTTTCCCAAGATCAAGCAGTAGAAGAGCAGATCCTAGCCCTAGTCCCATTGCTTTGTAACGCCggcctcccctttctcctcttccccctcctgttGCCACCTCTTACCCATCGCCGTCCAGGTACACCTGGGTATCACTCCAGAGGGGCAAGACCAGGCCCAGGGTGCAGCTGTGAGAGCTAACAGGGGACAGGAGAGCCATTGGCCCTTAGCACCTCACATCTCTGCCCCAGCCCTCCTCTCCCTGTTTCCTACCTCCTGTCAGGAAAATCCACCCCCAGAAGAATGGTCTCCTGACTCAGAACACTCTCCTGTGGATACTACCAGCAGGTAGCGGAGTCTTGGGGGCCGGGCTGCCTCCAGCTGGGCTGCCTGGGAAAATGCAAGAAGCCCAGAATCACAGGAGCTCCTGGCTCTGTTCCTTCACTCCCACACAGACACAATCTTGCTCCTTGCTAGCCCCTACTACTCCCCCCAGCTCCCATTGAGCCCATCAGTGGCTACTTGAAGATACAGTGATACTCAAATTTTGCAGTTTATGGCTCAACAACTCCCTTTAGAGCCTTAAATGAGGAGTGtaaggaaaggagggggaagctGGGTGcagtgacacacaactttaatcccagcactagggaggcagaggctggcagatctctgtgagtttaagaccagcctggcctacaaagggagttccaggacagccagcattgttacagagagaaaccttgtctcgaaacacTGTCCCCCCAAAAAGAGGGGAGGATAGCATTAATAGAGGGAGCCTCATTTTTCTCCCCCTGCCCAAGGCAGCCTTATTTCTGCCTTGCAAAgagttttgctatttttaaatatgttactTGTAAGGAcactttgtttgcatgtatgtctgtccacCACATGCATCCTGGTACCCAGAGAGACCATAAGAGTGTCAGctatcctgggactggagttagagatggttgtgagctaccctgtgtgtgctgggaattgaactaagggtcctctggaagagcaatcagagCTCTTAACCCTGGACCATCTCTCCCAGTCCTGCAAGGAGGTTTTAAAAAACCTTGCCACTCGCCAGTATTTTATTTGTGAAATGCCTTCTACGAAATGCCTGCTACGGTGTAGGGCCTCATTCATGCTAAAAGGATTTCATCTTATAATGGGTTGGAACAAcactcctggggctggagagatggcttagtggttaagaggactggagttcaattcccagcatccacatggcagctcacacctgtttgtaactccagttccagggccctgacaccctcacacagacatatatgcaggcaaaacaccaaataacagaaaataaaaaagaacattccTGTTCTGGACTCTGCTTTACCAAAGGCTGCATCTTGTTTTTTCATACTTTTACCAACAGCAAGTAtctgccctccccccccacacacacatttgggaGCTCTTAGGCTCCAATAAACCCCAGCCTTCTGTGAGAGCTCTGTTTGCCTGCCTGGCACACCAGCTGCCAAGGCGTGCTTCACAAACCCTGGGAGTGTGAGTCCATCTCTGGGCAGCTCACTAGTATCAATAGGGGTCTCCTGTGGATTAACAGAAACCTCCCTCATGTGCCCCCATCTCTTGGGTCATGTAGGACAAAGCTCCCTTGTCTTTCATAGTCCTCTGGAGAAAGATAAGCCCTTGCTCTGTTAAGATGCCTCTGGCTGAAATGGCAGAGTTCTTGGGGTTTGGGTAATCCCCCCTCCAATTGCCTGGGTGACCCCTAATCTCACAGTACTGCTCTGCTGGGCCCCTTACCAGGCGGATGTCATCCTGTGGCCTCAGTAGCTCCACCATGAGGTGCAGGTGCTGCCTTTGCACTTGTTTCCAGGGGCTCTGGAATTCTTGCCCATTGTCAGTCTGGTCCTCAGTGGGCTGCTCCTCACCCAAGGCTTCCTCCATTGACTCAGAGCCGGCCTCGGCTGCATTACTATCTCCTCCATCTTGAAGTCCCAGAACAGCCCCTCGGAGCACCGCAAAGCTCTGCCTGGCAGAGCGACGGGGGGAAATGGTTCTGGTCATAGGTTTTCAAACTTTAGCAAGGGTGAGTCCCCTGAAGGGATTGATGAAATGGATTGCTGGGCCTGCTCTTCTGAGTCAACCCTCCCGGAGTGAGGCACAGTTTGCGTTTTTAACCAGGACCCTGACAGTGCAGCACCCAGAGGCCAGCCTTGGGCTCCCATTGGGGATGTGTCCCTTTTCTGGGTAGGTTCGGATGCTGGAAGCTTGTCTAGGCACCTACACAGCTTCAGGTGCCATCCTGCCCTTGGTCTGTGATCACTGGCCTGAGCCAAAGTTCAGGTACTATGTGAAATCATCCACTGACCAGGGCCAAGGTAGCCCTGCTGGTTCTTCCATAAGCCAGGGATGTGATGTTTGCCAGTTCTACCCACAGCACCCTGGCTCTCACCTAAGCCTGGTTTATCTGAGGATACTTCAGTGAGTCCTTGGTCCAAGCAAGACACCTGGAGTTCACAATGGCAGCGACCAGGCCACAGGCTACAAGGAAGCCATGTATCGTGAGTGAGAAGGGACTCACCTGCGCTGGAGACGGCCTCTGCGCCTGACCACTCGGTCCTGCTGAGAAAGCAGCCCGGGGACAGAGTGAGCGAGCAACCCCCAGGACAGGAAGCACCCAAaacctcttctcctcttccctcaggGAAACCCTaagtgggaaggaaaaaaaaatctcctcccTCTGAAGCCGATCCCCTCCACAGGCCTCAGGGGAGTCCCGGCCTAAGTCCGGGCAAGCGGGCTCTCAGGGTAGGGGTAACAGAGTGTGGGAGGGATCTGGGCGAATCTGGGCCTCTGCAGACTGGGCTGGCTCTCAGGACTCCGCATCTACCTAGGTCGAGCTCCTGGGAGCCTCAGGACCTCCCAAGTGTCCTGGAACGTGAGATTCAAGAGGTCCCTCTTCGCCTACTCCCAGGCGTGAGGCCGTCAGCCAGGGGCAGGACGTACTCCCTCAGGCCCAGCTGGCAGGCAACTGCGAAAGGGTAAGTCCCAAGCTAAACTCACCGTGGGTCCCACAGGCGTGGAATGGCCACTAGCCGGCGGCGAGCGACTCACTGTGACCAGCGCCATAAAGCCAGGCCCGGGTCACCTGGACGAGAACCCGGCACGACCCCTCCCACAGCCCTTCGGTCAGTCTCTGCCTTCGCACGACCAGGAAGGAGCGATTGGTGACACTAGGGCCGGGCAACCTATTCGGGAGCGGGCCCTTAAAGGGCCCGACTCATGCCCAGTCCGGCCTCACGGAGCTCGTACCGAGCGGCCGCGGCCCCTCCCCTCCAGTCTCGGCACA
It contains:
- the Ssh3 gene encoding LOW QUALITY PROTEIN: protein phosphatase Slingshot homolog 3 (The sequence of the model RefSeq protein was modified relative to this genomic sequence to represent the inferred CDS: inserted 1 base in 1 codon; deleted 9 bases in 9 codons; substituted 2 bases at 2 genomic stop codons), translated to MALVTVSRSPPASGHSTPVGPTQDRVVRRRGRLQRRQSFAVLRGAVLGLQDGGDSNAAEAGSESMEEALGEEQPTEDQTDNGQEFQSPWKQVQRQHLHLMVELLRPQDDIRLAAQLEAARPPRLRYLLVVSTGEVLSQETILLGVDFPDRSSHSCTLGLVLPLWSDTQVYLDGDGGFSVTSGGLSRIFKPVSIQTMWXVLQQPRPTLQVLHQACEAALGSGLVPGGSALVWXTHYQEKLNSDQGCLNECMTMSDLESLRPPIAEPGQASEQEQMEQAILAELWQVLDSSDLESVTSKEIRQALELRLGCPLQQYRDFIDNQMLLLMAQQDRASRIFPHLYWXGSEWNAANLEELQRNRVSHILNMAREIDNFFPDRFKYHNVRVWDEESTQLLPYWKETHRFIEDARAQGTRVLVHCKMGVSRSAATVLAYAMKQYGWGLEQALIHVQELRPIVRPNPGFLRQLQTYQGILTASRQSHVWEQKVGVVSPEEPVAPEVSTPLPPLPPEPGGSGEVMVIGLEESKETPKEELGLRPRINLRGVMRSISLLEPSSEPESTPEAGDLPEPSDEEPLHHFFSQLSTAKGGQRVHRGPWPAHQSRRLWVALHSAALVASRTRAFQEQERGQGEAGMSSPPRLRRVVRQASVDDSREEGGA